A stretch of the Thermofilum adornatum genome encodes the following:
- a CDS encoding NUDIX hydrolase: MSGDPKILRDVLLASGRRVKLYRRIVEADGKTFEKDLVVFGSSVVIVPVLGDGRIVFVRQWRASIAGWVLELPAGRVEPGEDLLEAAGRELVEETGFRAGSLRVLGSFYVAPGYSDEVISVVRADGLVEGQSRPEEGEVLRTVFMRPEEYLGLLGKETLDLKSIAGVLLYMSTG; this comes from the coding sequence GTGTCTGGAGATCCGAAGATCTTGCGGGACGTTTTGCTTGCTTCTGGGAGGCGTGTCAAGCTCTATCGTAGAATAGTTGAGGCCGATGGGAAAACGTTTGAGAAAGACCTCGTTGTATTTGGGTCTAGTGTGGTGATTGTCCCGGTGCTTGGTGATGGGAGAATTGTGTTTGTCAGGCAGTGGCGCGCCTCTATTGCTGGTTGGGTTCTCGAGTTGCCTGCTGGGAGGGTGGAGCCCGGAGAAGACCTGTTGGAGGCTGCTGGTAGGGAGCTGGTTGAGGAGACTGGGTTTAGGGCTGGGTCGCTTAGGGTTCTGGGGAGCTTCTATGTGGCGCCCGGCTATAGTGACGAGGTTATAAGTGTGGTTAGGGCTGACGGTCTGGTGGAGGGCCAGTCGCGTCCCGAAGAGGGGGAAGTGCTTAGGACTGTGTTTATGAGGCCTGAGGAGTATCTTGGATTGCTGGGTAAGGAGACTCTCGACCTCAAGAGCATCGCGGGTGTTCTCCTGTACATGTCGACTGGGTGA
- a CDS encoding PaREP1 family protein, translated as MQKTVYIPEKILREIEKRGLNITDLIFSTLKTDPEVALEARLEMAENYLREAEEYISKNDPIQASEKLYKAVEESIKTLAQLFDTPEYQTATKEGRWWTQLLGKAARRLSRLLDEPRLEYVWAIAYDIHVWGFHEAKYSTEDIRGNLDHAKWLLNYVKEILSKNKKP; from the coding sequence ATGCAAAAAACAGTCTACATACCCGAAAAAATACTCCGCGAAATAGAGAAAAGAGGGCTAAACATAACAGACCTCATATTTTCCACGCTGAAGACAGACCCAGAAGTTGCACTAGAAGCCAGACTCGAAATGGCTGAAAATTATCTCCGGGAAGCCGAAGAATATATCTCCAAAAACGACCCAATACAAGCCTCCGAAAAGCTGTATAAGGCCGTAGAGGAATCCATCAAGACGCTAGCCCAACTCTTTGACACGCCAGAGTACCAAACAGCCACAAAAGAGGGAAGATGGTGGACACAGCTCCTCGGCAAAGCCGCCCGCAGGCTTTCAAGACTTTTAGACGAGCCTAGGCTTGAATACGTCTGGGCAATTGCATACGATATACACGTATGGGGCTTCCACGAGGCGAAGTATAGCACAGAAGACATAAGAGGCAACCTCGACCATGCAAAGTGGTTGCTGAACTATGTGAAAGAAATACTCAGCAAGAACAAAAAGCCGTGA
- a CDS encoding SDR family NAD(P)-dependent oxidoreductase codes for MPNALVTGASSGIGRALAVRLLDKGYTVLGIGRNEEQLKELASKYTGFTYMVADLSNPENIEKIKNKVASSFSPLDLLVNNAGYGQKKKITEMAQQEITSMVNVNFVAPLLLINSLLPYMPQGSTVVNVVTAGIFVLMRQLPLYGATKIALHYASKALRNELRQKGINLVQVYPGLINTNFHPRAGLPEATRGEPPEKVADAIIRAIEKKKKEVFVPGYLAILKIFGPQLPEVF; via the coding sequence ATGCCGAACGCACTCGTGACGGGAGCATCTTCAGGCATAGGCCGAGCACTCGCGGTAAGGCTACTCGACAAAGGCTACACGGTTCTAGGCATAGGCAGAAACGAGGAGCAGCTCAAGGAACTAGCGTCAAAATATACGGGCTTTACTTATATGGTCGCTGACCTTTCGAACCCGGAGAACATCGAGAAGATTAAAAACAAAGTTGCAAGTAGCTTTTCTCCTCTAGACCTGCTAGTCAACAATGCAGGCTACGGCCAGAAGAAGAAGATAACAGAAATGGCACAGCAAGAAATAACAAGCATGGTCAATGTCAACTTTGTAGCCCCGCTTCTCCTAATCAACAGCCTTCTCCCCTACATGCCGCAGGGCTCTACAGTTGTAAATGTTGTCACGGCGGGCATATTCGTATTGATGAGACAGCTTCCCCTCTACGGAGCCACAAAGATAGCCCTGCACTACGCCTCGAAAGCCCTAAGAAACGAGCTCCGACAGAAAGGGATAAACCTCGTACAAGTCTACCCCGGACTAATAAACACGAACTTCCACCCGAGAGCTGGCCTCCCAGAGGCGACCAGGGGAGAGCCGCCTGAGAAAGTTGCAGACGCAATAATAAGGGCAATAGAGAAAAAGAAAAAGGAGGTCTTTGTCCCAGGATACCTGGCCATACTAAAGATCTTTGGGCCACAACTCCCAGAAGTATTCTAA
- a CDS encoding glycoside hydrolase family 113 has translation MSRIVSLALIAVIIIAMAIAYGYPSVSPQNKPKKLLIYYGYPSLFNGSTTIQGAARLFDKYDIVVLGAGLESPEHPDHLNALKIIQRSRATFYGYVQSTLPLDEAKKRIDLWTDMGVAGIFLDEFGFDYLVGRVASNKQQARLHQKELIDYVKSKNMRVAINFWNPDDVFGPVGGVSLNLSGVEIVIESAVYGYGEKKWEYIDHYYKMASAAKAVNASTWCIVSTKASTSPLNKMIGYDALTYIYGGCDAVAIQEDYGEDSNVFYPFSEPSNASMYFLGVNVPLWGDFPKGWLENLLDQLKDIGFNSVQYTVYYEMDSPVFSVIHTSSVTVPDDQLGYAIDAAKQRGFKVFLRIGLNVKNSWSGEVNPLNRDFWFKSYEAILLKYAEIAQEKSVDAYIIGTELSMLQADPSWRPLILKVKAKYSGPISYSANWGHEATIFTDMLDFIGVDAYYPILNITSWDIVHETRIEPLVFLYGKPVVFLEIGYRSVENPGLQPWDWQRRGKPDQEAQASLWEIFFLKESRRINGFFYWDEGSWKEDETGYNVLGKLAEKVFRKYVPLLSIQQQLESKKCINETELQAYKTFLQSCIENATKYILDAETYKSLYESCLQNCTYLQTRLSQVINDYMDTMETLLKLQAQYKELAVKLSRTETALGYSIAINILLVVLLLFVSLLYIRSKRQNKNEREKTSQEKAEQQLS, from the coding sequence ATGTCTAGGATTGTATCGCTTGCATTGATCGCTGTAATAATTATAGCGATGGCTATAGCATATGGCTATCCCTCTGTCTCTCCACAGAACAAGCCAAAAAAGCTACTTATCTATTACGGCTACCCGAGCCTCTTCAACGGTAGCACTACTATACAGGGCGCTGCAAGACTCTTCGACAAATACGACATTGTAGTTCTAGGAGCGGGGCTAGAGTCGCCTGAACATCCAGACCACCTTAACGCATTGAAGATTATCCAGAGATCAAGGGCGACTTTCTACGGATATGTGCAGTCTACTTTGCCACTAGACGAAGCAAAGAAAAGGATAGACCTGTGGACAGACATGGGCGTAGCTGGCATATTCCTCGACGAGTTCGGCTTCGACTATCTAGTGGGAAGAGTCGCCTCGAACAAGCAGCAGGCTAGGCTACACCAGAAAGAGCTCATAGACTACGTCAAGAGCAAGAACATGAGGGTAGCGATAAACTTCTGGAACCCAGATGACGTCTTCGGCCCTGTAGGAGGCGTCTCTCTTAATCTCTCAGGCGTGGAGATAGTGATTGAAAGCGCGGTCTACGGTTATGGGGAGAAGAAGTGGGAATACATCGACCACTACTACAAGATGGCAAGCGCCGCCAAAGCTGTTAATGCGTCTACGTGGTGCATAGTATCCACAAAGGCCTCTACGAGTCCCCTCAACAAGATGATTGGCTACGATGCCTTAACCTACATATATGGGGGATGCGACGCGGTAGCGATACAGGAAGACTACGGAGAGGACAGCAACGTATTTTACCCGTTCTCTGAGCCTTCTAACGCATCCATGTACTTTCTCGGCGTAAACGTGCCCCTATGGGGAGACTTCCCAAAGGGGTGGCTCGAAAACCTCCTAGACCAACTCAAGGACATAGGATTCAACAGTGTCCAGTACACAGTCTACTATGAGATGGACTCTCCGGTGTTTAGCGTTATCCACACCTCCAGTGTAACAGTCCCAGACGACCAGCTTGGCTACGCTATAGACGCTGCTAAACAGAGGGGATTCAAGGTCTTCCTAAGAATAGGGTTAAACGTCAAAAATAGCTGGAGCGGAGAGGTAAACCCGCTAAATAGGGACTTCTGGTTCAAGAGCTACGAGGCTATACTCCTCAAGTATGCGGAAATAGCTCAAGAAAAAAGCGTAGATGCCTATATCATTGGGACAGAGCTCTCCATGCTACAGGCCGACCCCAGCTGGCGCCCCCTCATCTTAAAGGTCAAAGCAAAATATAGTGGACCAATAAGCTATTCTGCCAACTGGGGACACGAGGCCACGATATTTACCGACATGCTTGACTTCATAGGTGTAGATGCGTATTACCCAATCCTGAATATTACGAGCTGGGACATCGTGCACGAGACAAGAATAGAGCCACTGGTGTTCCTCTACGGGAAACCAGTCGTATTCCTAGAGATAGGGTACAGGAGCGTGGAAAACCCAGGTCTCCAGCCGTGGGACTGGCAGAGAAGAGGGAAACCAGACCAAGAGGCCCAGGCAAGCTTGTGGGAGATATTCTTCTTGAAGGAGTCGCGAAGAATAAACGGCTTCTTCTACTGGGACGAGGGCTCCTGGAAAGAGGACGAGACAGGCTACAACGTCTTAGGTAAACTTGCAGAAAAAGTCTTCAGGAAATATGTGCCGCTTCTTTCAATCCAACAACAGCTAGAAAGCAAAAAATGCATAAACGAGACCGAGCTCCAAGCCTACAAAACATTCCTACAGTCCTGCATAGAGAACGCTACAAAATACATTCTGGACGCAGAAACATACAAGTCACTCTACGAGTCGTGCCTCCAGAACTGTACATACCTACAGACAAGGCTCTCACAAGTGATAAACGACTATATGGACACAATGGAGACACTGCTCAAACTCCAAGCCCAGTACAAGGAACTGGCCGTAAAGCTTTCACGGACAGAAACAGCTCTGGGCTACTCTATTGCAATAAACATACTACTAGTAGTACTTCTTCTCTTTGTTTCCCTTTTGTATATCAGATCCAAGAGACAAAATAAAAACGAAAGGGAGAAAACTTCACAGGAAAAGGCTGAACAGCAATTGAGCTAA
- a CDS encoding endonuclease III domain-containing protein, translating into MIYIQSWEGFSLEETLKPSFIRPLFRRRGLKYVKIAGKGKGAKLWQNGANVYCEDCDTLDLRHWSGLWLGKEKIVERAGSLFYAHRDLGLAISPSDRHLIFIAVFLSRTTSWETNVLKWTERIFEKDDIEELLRLDFTKFGTSFQLRQLNRVFRQYVENVYPLEDPWEARKALLRLDHVGPKTADAYLLFTGIDPSATPIDRHALRMARRLGIAGSPPRKELCTKHSCGECPAYNTCLRAKLGNEYGTIAGWVQTVFYHHSTTYCSRQKCRECPFVGHCRENWHR; encoded by the coding sequence ATGATTTACATTCAGTCGTGGGAAGGCTTCAGCCTGGAAGAAACGCTTAAACCCTCATTTATAAGGCCACTTTTTCGGCGCCGTGGATTAAAATACGTAAAGATTGCCGGGAAAGGCAAAGGAGCAAAGCTATGGCAAAACGGTGCAAACGTATACTGCGAGGACTGCGATACACTTGACCTGAGGCACTGGAGTGGACTCTGGCTCGGAAAAGAAAAAATAGTAGAGAGAGCCGGGTCACTGTTCTATGCCCATAGGGATCTAGGGCTTGCTATTAGTCCCAGCGACCGACACCTAATATTCATCGCGGTATTTTTGAGCCGCACAACCTCTTGGGAAACAAATGTCCTGAAATGGACAGAAAGGATTTTCGAAAAGGACGACATAGAAGAACTGCTCCGCTTAGATTTTACAAAGTTCGGGACAAGTTTCCAGCTAAGACAGTTGAACCGTGTCTTCAGGCAATATGTCGAAAACGTTTATCCTTTGGAAGACCCTTGGGAGGCACGAAAGGCGCTTCTGAGGCTAGACCATGTGGGACCCAAAACTGCAGATGCATACCTACTGTTTACAGGTATAGACCCCTCAGCTACGCCAATAGATAGACACGCCCTAAGAATGGCTAGACGCCTTGGAATAGCGGGAAGCCCACCAAGAAAAGAGCTGTGCACAAAGCATTCCTGCGGGGAATGCCCCGCGTACAACACTTGTTTGAGGGCTAAACTTGGCAACGAGTATGGAACAATTGCAGGCTGGGTTCAAACAGTCTTTTATCATCACAGCACGACCTACTGTTCCCGCCAAAAATGTAGAGAATGTCCCTTTGTAGGGCATTGTCGGGAAAATTGGCACAGATAA
- a CDS encoding radical SAM protein: protein MSTHSDARQGYDPLKLGEAVQAHVVRGDERKYYRFRGGKWYGGIATAYCVGCNLRCVFCWGWKARDNFKTYGDYYGPEDVYRRLVGIASRKNYRYVRVSGNEPTLAWSHLLKILEYFDQDGRFRFILETNGIVIGADKSKARDLSKFGVIHVRVSLKGTNEEEFQMLTGAGGEFFSYQLKALENLLNYGVRVHPAVMFSFSSDKNVEELKNRLANIDKRLVEEFEEEYVFLYPHVVAQLEKSG, encoded by the coding sequence ATGTCCACACATAGCGACGCTCGGCAAGGCTATGACCCCCTAAAGTTGGGAGAAGCGGTTCAGGCGCATGTAGTGAGGGGAGACGAGAGGAAATATTATCGGTTTAGGGGTGGCAAGTGGTATGGAGGCATCGCTACAGCGTACTGTGTCGGCTGTAACTTGAGGTGCGTGTTTTGCTGGGGCTGGAAGGCAAGGGACAACTTCAAGACATATGGAGACTACTACGGGCCAGAAGATGTCTACAGGAGGCTTGTAGGTATAGCATCAAGGAAAAATTATAGGTATGTTAGGGTCTCTGGGAACGAGCCGACCCTTGCGTGGAGCCACCTGCTAAAAATTCTCGAGTATTTTGACCAGGATGGCCGCTTCCGCTTTATCCTCGAAACGAACGGCATCGTTATCGGGGCAGACAAGTCCAAGGCGAGAGACCTTTCAAAGTTCGGAGTGATCCACGTCAGGGTTTCACTTAAGGGTACAAACGAGGAGGAGTTCCAAATGCTTACAGGTGCAGGGGGCGAGTTCTTCAGCTACCAGCTAAAGGCTCTTGAGAACCTCCTCAACTATGGTGTAAGGGTTCATCCAGCTGTGATGTTCTCTTTTTCTAGTGATAAAAACGTCGAGGAACTAAAAAATAGGCTTGCCAATATCGATAAGAGGCTGGTAGAAGAATTCGAGGAAGAATATGTCTTTCTATACCCTCACGTTGTTGCACAGCTTGAGAAATCAGGCTGA
- a CDS encoding PIN domain-containing protein gives MRHRVVVDTNVLVYATFEDSEHHKEAYAVLQENEVVVPRIVLYEYLWVLARLTGNPSFLELKMKELSDFELICEDYETVRRGIGRMLEEGASLETLNDYIVFSVALREGALATYDKKLRKLASRSGLHIIP, from the coding sequence ATGAGGCATCGAGTAGTAGTTGACACTAATGTTCTTGTGTATGCTACTTTCGAGGACAGCGAGCATCATAAAGAGGCTTACGCGGTACTCCAAGAAAACGAGGTAGTAGTGCCTCGCATTGTTCTCTACGAGTATCTCTGGGTACTTGCCAGGCTTACAGGTAATCCTTCTTTTTTAGAGCTCAAGATGAAGGAGTTGTCAGATTTTGAGCTTATATGTGAGGACTATGAAACTGTGCGGAGAGGCATAGGTAGAATGCTGGAAGAGGGAGCTTCGCTAGAGACGTTGAACGACTATATCGTGTTCAGTGTTGCTCTCCGTGAAGGCGCACTTGCAACTTATGACAAGAAGCTGAGAAAACTCGCCTCTAGGAGTGGGCTACACATAATACCATAA
- a CDS encoding AbrB/MazE/SpoVT family DNA-binding domain-containing protein: MRVKVTRNFQITIPADIRSRIGIKEGDYVEVELDEEGGVILVKPYRRRWTTLRLGRSLSPEDIDEIVREALDEASSSS; encoded by the coding sequence ATGCGGGTTAAAGTTACTAGGAACTTCCAGATTACTATACCAGCAGATATAAGAAGCAGGATTGGCATAAAGGAGGGAGACTACGTCGAAGTAGAGCTTGACGAAGAGGGCGGAGTAATTCTCGTGAAACCTTACAGGAGGAGGTGGACTACGCTTAGGCTCGGCAGAAGTCTAAGCCCAGAAGACATCGATGAGATAGTCAGGGAGGCTCTGGATGAGGCATCGAGTAGTAGTTGA
- a CDS encoding transaldolase family protein, whose amino-acid sequence MSSPKSPPFLYREELPTVPPTHDHSSLAVYLALKGYPELGADNILNPATIGEYSRIVGQVCRQAHLEFLRLESASSEEKLAKRAWIYQLLIEIALNTAGLEADWAKIPEKERVKALSFIREEVSSLEKEERSKVAEPVSAKYIVDHILGDMKKVMSSNPKTKSMLAWMAEKIEKKIDPAFPASSFLFEAVRELQANAYYKMSKLGLCRFGNDYALGLRWLRHMGFVQVSTNPVLAAEAYKDDPSLWDRFKDYLKKHPELVENIEKDPDALAMAATLIALWPNMEVLRPAAYLLDFQDGMVSYQLNPNVADDVEGSLRDAMRIYQLSEDYFRRYDAYLLWGWPSHLERGRPNIVFKVAGSSEASIEITRRLESLGIGTNNTVTFTVSQEVQLILAKIEGRTEAVKRGVRLTKVYETNMGGRLEAHLREAKAAELILEALRRLEQPEQALAELAKRLGVPGAEPGKTWRAPTGWGYSVEASSLEEKAYLTASQAYIRTLASEALADFLLKAGTHGKTLEEVMAYLKRYEEAISLAGTLVAQRVWWIFFSDENYPKWISYLVKNYSINPTQAEQVLRGIDVLPASKRKPSDTYLTLARRNMTNTEFPNHQLNVHLEYAEKGLRLEDYDWSITRKHSPEVLETLLTIEDFRKAYELTPELAKTLKEVGIYGVEEMGTGGLKPNEWASFGSRTKTMKGFTEAYNAFREECIRKAREIL is encoded by the coding sequence ATGTCGAGTCCTAAAAGCCCCCCGTTTTTATACCGAGAAGAACTCCCCACAGTCCCACCTACACATGACCATTCTTCTCTTGCTGTGTACCTAGCACTAAAAGGATACCCAGAGCTGGGAGCCGACAACATCCTAAATCCTGCAACAATCGGCGAGTACTCGCGAATCGTTGGTCAAGTATGCAGGCAAGCACACCTAGAATTTCTAAGACTGGAGTCGGCTAGTAGCGAAGAAAAGCTTGCAAAGAGGGCATGGATCTACCAGCTTCTAATAGAAATAGCCCTAAACACCGCTGGACTAGAGGCCGACTGGGCAAAAATACCTGAAAAGGAACGAGTCAAGGCGCTGTCTTTTATCAGGGAGGAAGTTTCCTCACTAGAAAAAGAAGAGAGAAGTAAGGTAGCAGAGCCCGTATCCGCCAAGTACATTGTCGACCACATTCTGGGAGACATGAAGAAGGTCATGTCAAGCAACCCAAAAACAAAGAGCATGCTTGCATGGATGGCTGAAAAAATAGAGAAGAAAATTGACCCAGCATTTCCTGCATCCAGCTTCCTCTTTGAGGCTGTACGAGAACTCCAAGCCAACGCATACTACAAGATGTCTAAGCTGGGTCTATGCAGGTTCGGCAACGACTACGCCCTTGGACTGAGATGGCTCAGGCACATGGGCTTCGTCCAGGTATCCACGAATCCCGTTCTTGCAGCCGAGGCCTACAAGGACGACCCCTCTCTCTGGGACAGGTTCAAAGATTACCTCAAGAAGCACCCAGAACTAGTCGAAAACATCGAAAAAGACCCTGACGCCCTGGCCATGGCAGCTACACTGATTGCTCTATGGCCTAACATGGAGGTTTTGAGGCCAGCCGCCTATCTCTTAGACTTTCAGGACGGGATGGTCAGCTACCAGTTAAACCCAAACGTTGCTGATGATGTTGAGGGAAGCCTGAGAGACGCAATGAGGATCTACCAGCTAAGTGAAGACTACTTTAGGCGATACGACGCGTACCTGCTCTGGGGATGGCCAAGCCACTTGGAAAGAGGAAGACCCAACATCGTGTTTAAGGTCGCAGGTAGTAGCGAGGCGTCCATAGAGATAACTAGGAGGCTTGAAAGCCTCGGTATAGGCACAAACAACACAGTCACGTTTACTGTTTCCCAAGAGGTCCAGCTCATCCTAGCCAAAATAGAGGGGAGGACAGAAGCAGTGAAGAGAGGAGTTAGACTAACCAAAGTATACGAGACAAACATGGGTGGCAGGCTCGAGGCACATCTAAGAGAAGCCAAGGCGGCCGAACTAATACTAGAAGCGCTGAGAAGGCTCGAGCAGCCCGAGCAAGCCTTAGCAGAGCTGGCAAAGAGGCTCGGGGTTCCCGGGGCGGAGCCAGGCAAAACATGGCGTGCACCGACGGGCTGGGGATACAGCGTGGAGGCGTCTAGCCTGGAGGAAAAAGCCTACCTGACAGCTAGCCAGGCATACATAAGGACCCTTGCAAGCGAGGCTCTAGCCGATTTCCTACTAAAGGCAGGCACCCACGGGAAAACGCTAGAAGAGGTCATGGCCTACCTGAAGAGATACGAGGAGGCAATCAGCCTCGCAGGAACCCTTGTGGCCCAAAGAGTCTGGTGGATATTCTTCAGCGACGAAAACTATCCAAAATGGATAAGCTACCTCGTCAAGAACTACAGCATCAACCCCACGCAAGCCGAACAGGTTCTAAGAGGCATAGACGTCCTACCAGCGTCAAAGAGAAAGCCCTCCGACACATACCTAACACTAGCCAGGAGAAACATGACAAACACTGAGTTTCCCAACCACCAGCTCAACGTCCACCTAGAGTACGCCGAAAAAGGGTTAAGACTCGAGGACTACGACTGGTCAATAACCAGGAAACACAGCCCAGAAGTTCTAGAAACATTATTGACGATCGAGGACTTCAGGAAGGCCTACGAGCTCACGCCAGAACTTGCAAAGACTCTTAAAGAGGTCGGAATCTATGGGGTAGAAGAGATGGGCACAGGAGGCCTAAAGCCAAACGAGTGGGCCAGCTTCGGCTCGAGAACAAAGACAATGAAAGGCTTCACAGAGGCCTACAATGCATTCAGGGAAGAGTGCATCAGGAAAGCCCGAGAGATATTGTAA
- a CDS encoding serpin family protein — protein MQKPKRYVRIAAILLLFVAVGTGIGMLLTNRGQQSQTQIPSLPSVKASPVESYTGFALKFALLSGLGDKNTAVSPYSVYQALLMLTEGSAGDTRSELLGALQLSSQAEAREWFRSSTQRFLSVQQPARTAIANSIWIREGVPVKQTYVNILREYYLAEEYSFSEPLDATKRINLWVYDKTYRLIDKIIDHLDQSAIIVLVNTVYFKANWTTPFENTFNDTFNSPRGPVTATYLSGTVNAKVLETDSYIAVALGYVGTDIKFVAIMPKKADLKSFMTKISEKDLLGIFTELMKKEDERVKLVLPRFDIDSGIIELVPLLKQMGIKKVFDPDQADLTEMLDTSKLAGKAFASNVFHRARVKVDLYGTEAAAATAIVIKVTAVPGELKTIRVDRPFAFFLVDPSTNAILFAGSYVEP, from the coding sequence ATGCAGAAACCAAAAAGATATGTAAGGATCGCCGCCATACTACTTTTGTTTGTTGCAGTAGGAACAGGGATAGGAATGTTACTCACAAATAGGGGGCAACAGTCCCAAACCCAGATACCGAGCCTTCCATCTGTTAAAGCTAGCCCAGTAGAGTCATACACGGGCTTCGCCTTGAAGTTCGCGCTACTGTCTGGTCTTGGAGACAAAAATACAGCAGTGTCGCCTTACAGCGTCTACCAGGCGCTGTTAATGCTGACCGAGGGATCCGCAGGGGATACAAGGTCAGAACTGCTAGGTGCTCTCCAGCTGTCTTCCCAGGCTGAGGCTAGAGAATGGTTTAGGTCAAGCACCCAGAGGTTCCTAAGTGTCCAGCAACCAGCCAGGACAGCTATTGCGAACAGTATTTGGATAAGGGAGGGCGTACCCGTAAAGCAGACCTACGTGAATATCCTCAGGGAATATTATCTTGCAGAGGAATACTCTTTTAGCGAGCCCTTAGACGCCACAAAGAGAATAAACCTATGGGTATACGACAAGACATACAGGCTCATAGACAAGATAATAGACCACCTTGACCAGTCCGCGATTATAGTACTCGTAAACACGGTTTACTTCAAGGCAAACTGGACAACACCTTTTGAAAACACCTTTAATGATACTTTCAACTCGCCTAGGGGGCCCGTAACGGCCACATACTTATCGGGTACAGTAAATGCAAAAGTGTTGGAAACTGACAGCTACATAGCTGTTGCGCTGGGCTACGTTGGGACAGATATAAAGTTTGTAGCTATAATGCCCAAGAAAGCCGACCTGAAAAGCTTTATGACGAAAATCTCCGAGAAAGATCTACTAGGCATATTTACTGAGCTTATGAAGAAAGAAGACGAAAGAGTCAAGCTCGTACTGCCCAGATTCGACATAGACAGCGGCATTATAGAGCTTGTACCCCTCCTGAAACAGATGGGCATAAAGAAGGTATTCGACCCAGACCAAGCAGACCTCACCGAGATGCTTGACACGAGCAAGCTCGCTGGTAAAGCATTTGCCAGCAATGTTTTCCACAGGGCTAGGGTAAAAGTAGACCTTTACGGGACAGAGGCGGCAGCCGCAACAGCGATCGTAATCAAGGTTACGGCTGTTCCGGGAGAACTGAAAACAATAAGGGTAGACAGGCCCTTCGCATTCTTCCTGGTAGACCCCTCTACAAACGCCATCCTCTTCGCTGGAAGCTACGTGGAGCCTTAA